One Terriglobales bacterium genomic window carries:
- a CDS encoding S4 domain-containing protein, translating into EDWARIFQKKEVPESVEAVAVAFQEVAAKGDGSAIKLDKLLARCGLAESVTDGARKIKQGAVRVDGDVKKDPVLHTKLPAELTIRVGRLLRKVTIS; encoded by the coding sequence GAGGACTGGGCGCGCATCTTCCAGAAAAAGGAAGTGCCGGAGAGCGTGGAAGCGGTGGCGGTGGCGTTCCAGGAGGTCGCGGCCAAGGGCGACGGCTCCGCCATCAAGCTGGACAAGCTGCTGGCGCGCTGCGGCCTGGCCGAGTCGGTGACTGACGGCGCCCGCAAGATCAAGCAGGGCGCGGTGCGCGTGGACGGCGACGTCAAGAAAGACCCCGTGCTGCACACCAAGCTGCCGGCCGAGTTGACCATCCGCGTAGGCCGCCTGCTGCGCAAAGTCACCATCTCTTAG